A genomic window from Flavobacterium phycosphaerae includes:
- the mutL gene encoding DNA mismatch repair endonuclease MutL, whose product MSSIIQLLPDHVANQIAAGEVVQRPASVVKELLENAVDANATDIKLIIKDAGKSLIQVIDNGKGMSVTDSRLCFERHATSKIRQAEDLFSLHTKGFRGEALASIAAIAHVEMKTKQDQEELGIHIIIEGSKFVSQEPAVLPKGTSFAIKNLFFNIPARRNFLKSETVEQRHIVDEFQRVAMAHPNIHFTMYHNGSEMFNLPISNFRQRIVNIFAGKTNEKLVPVKEETEIVNLQGFIGKPEFAKKNRGEQFFFVNNRFIKSGYLHHAVMAAYEGLLKDGAQPSYFLYLDVPPHTIDINIHPTKTEIKFDDEHAIYAILRSAIKHSLGQFNVAPVLDFDRDPNLDTPYQYQNKEAEYPTIQVDRSYNPFSEDKPNKSFSSNYKKPEAQPNWESLYVGLKQAGQEIAEMTFENDGAVSSSLFEENEIEQEVKRTYQIHKKYIVSPIKSGMVIINQKRAHERILYEEFLTNMTVHQASSQQMLFPLQLYFSGAEIDLIKELQLSLENTGFLFEAIHQDSIVISGLPVNVTESEISIVLEELLSDLQDGIPDSSFCQNDTIAKSMARSLAVKTGTYLTEKEQENLVHNLFACKEPNVSPFQKPTFITMSVEDLDKKFSL is encoded by the coding sequence ATGTCAAGCATAATTCAATTACTTCCAGATCACGTTGCCAACCAGATAGCTGCCGGTGAAGTAGTGCAAAGACCGGCTTCAGTCGTAAAAGAATTGTTAGAAAATGCCGTAGATGCCAATGCAACCGACATCAAATTAATCATCAAAGACGCCGGAAAATCATTGATTCAAGTTATTGATAATGGGAAGGGAATGAGCGTAACCGATTCGCGTTTGTGTTTTGAGCGTCATGCTACCTCCAAAATACGTCAGGCCGAAGATTTATTTTCATTGCATACCAAAGGTTTTCGGGGCGAAGCCTTAGCCTCTATAGCAGCGATTGCTCATGTGGAAATGAAAACCAAACAAGACCAAGAGGAATTGGGGATTCATATTATCATTGAAGGGTCTAAATTTGTTTCCCAAGAACCGGCCGTTTTACCCAAAGGAACTTCTTTTGCCATCAAAAATTTGTTTTTCAACATACCGGCACGCCGCAATTTCCTGAAATCGGAAACCGTAGAACAACGTCACATTGTGGATGAATTTCAGCGCGTAGCCATGGCGCATCCGAATATCCATTTTACGATGTACCACAACGGTAGTGAAATGTTTAATTTGCCCATTTCAAATTTCAGACAACGCATCGTCAATATTTTTGCCGGAAAGACCAATGAAAAATTGGTTCCTGTAAAAGAAGAAACTGAAATTGTCAACCTGCAAGGTTTTATAGGAAAGCCTGAATTTGCCAAGAAAAATCGTGGGGAACAGTTCTTTTTTGTCAACAATCGCTTTATCAAAAGTGGCTATTTGCATCATGCCGTGATGGCTGCTTACGAAGGTTTGCTCAAAGATGGAGCACAACCCAGTTATTTTCTTTATTTGGATGTGCCGCCTCACACCATTGATATCAATATTCATCCGACAAAAACTGAAATTAAGTTTGATGATGAACATGCCATATACGCCATTTTACGTTCGGCTATCAAGCACAGTTTAGGGCAATTTAATGTAGCTCCGGTACTCGATTTTGATCGCGATCCCAATTTAGACACTCCTTACCAATACCAAAATAAAGAAGCCGAATATCCTACCATTCAGGTGGATAGAAGTTATAATCCATTTTCTGAAGATAAACCCAATAAATCCTTTTCTTCTAATTATAAAAAACCGGAAGCTCAACCCAATTGGGAGAGTTTATATGTTGGCTTAAAACAAGCCGGGCAGGAGATTGCAGAAATGACGTTTGAAAACGACGGAGCTGTGTCATCTTCTTTATTTGAAGAAAATGAAATAGAACAAGAAGTTAAACGCACTTACCAAATTCATAAAAAATACATTGTCAGCCCTATCAAATCGGGGATGGTGATTATTAATCAGAAACGGGCTCATGAGCGCATATTGTATGAAGAATTTCTAACGAATATGACCGTGCATCAGGCTTCGAGTCAGCAAATGCTGTTTCCGTTGCAGTTGTATTTTTCGGGTGCAGAGATTGATTTAATCAAAGAACTACAACTCTCGTTAGAAAATACCGGTTTTCTTTTTGAAGCCATACACCAGGATAGTATTGTGATTTCAGGATTACCTGTCAATGTGACCGAAAGTGAAATTTCTATCGTTTTGGAAGAGTTATTGAGTGATTTACAAGACGGCATTCCGGACAGTAGTTTTTGCCAAAATGATACCATTGCTAAGTCGATGGCGAGAAGTTTGGCCGTAAAAACCGGAACCTATTTAACCGAAAAAGAACAAGAAAACTTGGTACACAACCTCTTTGCCTGCAAAGAACCCAATGTATCGCCTTTTCAAAAACCTACTTTCATCACGATGAGTGTGGAAGATTTAGATAAAAAATTCAGCTTATGA
- a CDS encoding rhomboid family intramembrane serine protease, with amino-acid sequence MMRMTDTVKQLLIINIIFYIGSNIVGDVAYQLFSLYYPSHPNFRIWQPLTSMFMHAAMPNFTHILFNMFALVSFGSALEHFWGPKKFIFFYISCGLGAALLHTGFNYFQYQHALEALQNAHIPNDVIATILKEGKYNEKIVEMVPLSTLEQFYFSFNVPSLGASGAIYGLLTAFAFMFPMAELGIMFIPIPIKAKYFVPGLIAVDLFLGFQGSSLFGSGGTGIAHFAHVGGAITGFLMMWYWKKNQFNKNRWN; translated from the coding sequence ATGATGCGCATGACCGATACTGTAAAGCAGTTACTGATTATTAATATTATATTCTATATAGGTTCCAATATAGTGGGCGATGTTGCTTATCAGTTGTTCTCACTGTATTATCCAAGTCACCCGAATTTCAGGATTTGGCAACCCTTGACCAGTATGTTTATGCATGCGGCTATGCCCAATTTTACCCATATTTTGTTTAATATGTTTGCGCTGGTTTCCTTTGGCTCGGCTTTGGAACATTTTTGGGGACCAAAAAAATTTATTTTCTTTTATATTTCCTGTGGTTTAGGAGCGGCTTTGCTGCACACCGGATTCAATTATTTTCAGTATCAACATGCTTTGGAAGCGTTGCAAAATGCTCATATTCCTAATGATGTTATTGCTACGATTTTAAAAGAAGGAAAGTATAACGAAAAGATTGTTGAGATGGTACCGTTGTCAACATTAGAGCAATTTTATTTTTCATTCAATGTCCCATCACTCGGAGCTTCAGGAGCTATTTACGGATTGTTAACCGCCTTCGCATTTATGTTTCCAATGGCAGAATTGGGGATTATGTTCATTCCTATTCCGATTAAAGCCAAATATTTTGTGCCGGGATTAATTGCGGTAGATTTATTTTTAGGCTTTCAAGGCAGCTCTCTTTTTGGTAGTGGCGGTACAGGTATTGCCCATTTTGCACACGTTGGCGGAGCCATTACCGGTTTCTTAATGATGTGGTATTGGAAGAAAAATCAGTTTAATAAAAATCGTTGGAATTAG
- a CDS encoding rhomboid family intramembrane serine protease, producing the protein MSIIEDLKWQYKIGGIANKMIYWNVAVFLVSILFFYQFKLGFFNYPNWLAVSSEPMEVLTKPWTLLTYAFFHYGFLHLFFNMMVLNFSSRLFLTFFTEKQYLGVYLLSAVFAGLCFVLSFYLLHQSSAMVGASAAIMALLVATTTYQPLMNIRLLLIGNVKLWHITAVILLLDLLQIQLDNTGGHIAHLSGAFFGYIYIKLLQNGTDLSRGVNSVFGFFASLFDKKPSTPFKKVHVNPKRPAVKRESKIVAKDKTQQQLDEILDKISQSGYDSLTAQEKEFLFKAGK; encoded by the coding sequence ATGAGTATAATAGAAGATTTAAAATGGCAATATAAAATTGGAGGCATAGCCAATAAAATGATTTATTGGAATGTGGCCGTTTTTTTGGTGTCGATACTTTTTTTCTATCAATTTAAGCTGGGTTTTTTTAATTATCCTAATTGGCTGGCAGTTTCTTCCGAACCTATGGAAGTGCTTACAAAACCATGGACATTATTGACCTATGCTTTTTTTCATTATGGTTTTCTGCATTTGTTTTTTAATATGATGGTGCTGAATTTCTCCAGTCGTTTGTTCCTGACTTTCTTTACTGAAAAACAATATTTAGGAGTATACTTGTTGAGTGCTGTTTTTGCCGGTTTGTGCTTTGTGTTGAGCTTTTATTTGCTTCATCAATCGTCTGCTATGGTCGGTGCTTCGGCTGCTATTATGGCCTTACTGGTGGCAACAACCACTTACCAACCTTTAATGAATATTCGATTGTTGTTGATTGGTAATGTAAAGCTATGGCATATTACCGCTGTCATTCTGTTGTTGGATTTGTTACAGATTCAGCTCGATAATACCGGTGGTCATATTGCGCATTTGAGCGGAGCCTTTTTTGGTTATATTTACATCAAATTGTTGCAAAACGGTACTGATTTGAGTCGGGGAGTGAACTCGGTTTTCGGATTTTTTGCTTCGCTGTTTGATAAAAAGCCATCTACCCCGTTTAAAAAAGTGCACGTTAACCCCAAAAGACCTGCTGTAAAAAGAGAAAGTAAAATTGTAGCCAAAGATAAAACCCAGCAACAGTTGGATGAAATTTTGGATAAAATCAGTCAATCGGGCTATGACAGTCTGACCGCTCAGGAGAAGGAATTTCTCTTTAAAGCCGGAAAATAA
- a CDS encoding endonuclease/exonuclease/phosphatase family protein has product MKKLSLFNKIVFACNIVVTVLTFVAYILPFLAPKMFPLLSVLTLILPLFLILNGLFFIYWLLQVKRQVILSGLVLLLGITFISKFYKFSSNDIEREEKDFTVMSYNVRLFNLFDWIKDRNVGDAILTFINEQNPDVLCIQEYSENAKVDLRAYKYKAIFMEGNHIKTGQAIFSKFPIFNQGDFKIPEAGNNVIYADIKKGKDTIRVYNIHLQSIKISPDVNEIQEHVDAINQSKSQQVFKRIRDAFKKQEQQAEILVKHKKECHYPLIICGDMNNSPFSYIYRNIKGDLHDCFEEAGNGFGQTYKFKYYPARIDYIFADKKMKIKSFTSFSQFENSDHFPIMTRLSFIE; this is encoded by the coding sequence ATGAAGAAACTTTCATTGTTTAACAAAATCGTTTTTGCGTGTAATATAGTCGTGACTGTGTTGACGTTTGTGGCCTACATTTTACCCTTTTTGGCTCCTAAAATGTTCCCGTTACTTTCGGTATTGACCCTGATTTTACCTTTGTTTCTTATTCTAAATGGCTTATTTTTTATCTATTGGTTACTCCAAGTAAAGCGCCAAGTGATTTTATCGGGCTTGGTTTTATTGCTAGGTATTACGTTTATCAGTAAATTTTATAAGTTTTCTTCGAATGATATAGAACGGGAAGAGAAAGATTTTACCGTGATGAGCTACAACGTTCGCTTGTTCAACCTGTTCGATTGGATTAAGGATAGAAATGTTGGCGATGCTATACTAACGTTTATCAACGAACAAAACCCGGATGTCTTGTGTATTCAGGAGTATTCGGAAAATGCCAAAGTAGATTTGCGGGCCTACAAGTACAAAGCCATTTTTATGGAAGGCAATCACATCAAGACCGGACAGGCTATTTTTTCTAAATTCCCTATTTTTAATCAAGGCGATTTCAAAATTCCCGAAGCAGGTAACAACGTGATTTATGCCGATATTAAAAAAGGAAAAGACACCATCAGAGTTTATAATATTCATTTGCAATCTATAAAAATTTCTCCCGATGTGAATGAAATTCAGGAGCACGTAGATGCAATCAATCAAAGCAAATCTCAACAAGTTTTTAAACGCATTCGGGATGCATTCAAAAAACAGGAACAACAAGCGGAGATTTTAGTCAAACACAAAAAAGAATGTCATTACCCGCTTATCATTTGCGGCGATATGAATAACAGTCCGTTTTCATACATTTATCGCAATATCAAAGGCGATTTACACGATTGTTTTGAAGAAGCGGGGAATGGTTTTGGTCAAACGTATAAATTCAAGTATTATCCGGCTCGTATCGATTATATTTTTGCTGATAAGAAAATGAAAATTAAAAGTTTTACCAGTTTTTCTCAATTTGAAAATTCCGATCATTTTCCGATCATGACCAGGCTTTCATTTATTGAATAG
- a CDS encoding WbqC family protein, producing MSNNIIIHPSYFPSISHFVAMAKADIVTFEMEDNFQKQTNRNRMYIYSPNGIQLLNIPIKHSKVAHQKIKEVKLETAFDWQKQHFKSLEAAYRTSPFFEYFEDDIRPIFEKQHTFLMDLNLETMSVVSKCLGFEFDYDETSEYFHDVNDKTDFRKLINGKKDTSLFEPYTQVFGEKHGYLNNLSILDLLFNEGRYALDYLKKQPL from the coding sequence ATGAGCAACAATATCATTATCCATCCGAGTTACTTTCCTTCTATCAGTCATTTTGTAGCGATGGCTAAAGCCGATATCGTAACCTTTGAAATGGAGGATAATTTCCAGAAACAAACCAACCGAAACCGTATGTATATATACAGTCCCAATGGTATTCAGTTGCTTAATATCCCGATAAAACATTCTAAAGTAGCCCATCAAAAAATAAAGGAAGTTAAACTCGAAACGGCTTTCGACTGGCAGAAACAGCATTTCAAATCATTGGAAGCGGCTTATCGAACTTCGCCCTTCTTTGAGTATTTTGAAGATGATATCCGTCCTATCTTTGAAAAACAACACACTTTCCTGATGGATTTAAATTTGGAAACCATGTCTGTTGTTTCAAAATGCTTGGGCTTTGAATTTGATTATGATGAAACTTCGGAATATTTTCATGATGTAAATGACAAAACCGATTTTCGAAAGCTAATCAACGGAAAAAAAGACACTTCCCTATTCGAACCTTACACTCAAGTTTTTGGTGAAAAACATGGCTATCTTAACAACCTTAGTATATTGGATTTGCTATTCAACGAAGGCCGCTATGCTTTGGATTATCTGAAAAAACAGCCGCTGTAA
- the lepB gene encoding signal peptidase I translates to MTLIQWFIFFLAVQIIHGLGTWKLYEKAGRHRWAAFIPVYNSIVLMKIINRPTWWTVLLFIPIINLIMFPVVWIETLRSFGRKSTADTWLGIFTFGLYLYYINYTQEVTYIADRSLVATTKTGDTISSLLFAVVVATLVHTYVMQPYTIPTSSLEKSLLIGDFLFVSKFHYGARTPMTTVAAPMVHDTLPVIKTKSYLSWPQLPYFRFPGFQKIEKNDIVVFNWPADTVYKFFDTSGRSILKPVDKKSNYVKRCQGTPGDSLQIKNGTVFINGKELILPERAKTQYSYYVTYDMNTPMDFEYLLKQVGSTDGAGFKSETRDTLYLRALTAEGAKTLRTVPGIKSVTQIINKDPESNIFTHNPKWNGDNFGPIYIPEAGKTVALNLQTLPFYKRIISVYEKNTLKVVGNDIYVNDKKVTSYTFKQNYYWMMGDNRHNSEDSRYWGYVPEDHIVGKPVFIWMSWDSNGEGLGNKIRWERLFTTVSGDGQPQSYFKYFLGLLILYFVGDYFWKKKKANKS, encoded by the coding sequence ATGACACTAATACAATGGTTTATATTTTTCCTCGCTGTTCAAATCATACATGGTTTAGGAACTTGGAAATTATACGAAAAAGCAGGAAGACACCGATGGGCAGCTTTTATTCCCGTATACAATTCTATCGTTTTGATGAAGATTATCAATCGACCAACTTGGTGGACTGTTTTACTGTTTATTCCAATTATCAACCTAATTATGTTTCCGGTAGTTTGGATAGAAACCTTAAGAAGTTTTGGCCGAAAATCTACCGCTGATACTTGGTTGGGCATTTTTACTTTCGGACTTTACCTTTATTACATCAACTATACTCAAGAGGTTACTTATATTGCTGACAGAAGTTTAGTCGCCACCACTAAAACCGGCGACACTATCAGCTCGTTGCTTTTTGCTGTTGTTGTGGCCACTTTGGTTCATACTTATGTGATGCAACCGTATACGATTCCAACTTCTTCGTTGGAAAAATCATTGCTGATTGGCGATTTCCTTTTTGTGAGTAAATTTCATTACGGAGCCCGAACTCCAATGACTACTGTAGCGGCTCCAATGGTTCATGACACTTTACCGGTTATCAAAACAAAATCTTATTTGAGCTGGCCGCAATTGCCTTATTTCCGCTTTCCGGGATTCCAAAAAATCGAAAAAAATGACATTGTTGTTTTCAACTGGCCGGCTGATACGGTTTACAAGTTTTTCGACACTTCGGGAAGAAGCATTCTAAAACCGGTAGACAAAAAATCGAACTATGTAAAACGTTGTCAAGGTACACCTGGTGATTCGTTACAAATTAAAAACGGTACGGTTTTCATCAACGGAAAAGAATTGATTTTGCCGGAAAGAGCTAAAACACAGTATTCGTACTATGTTACGTATGATATGAATACGCCAATGGATTTTGAGTATTTATTAAAACAAGTTGGTTCAACAGACGGAGCCGGTTTTAAAAGCGAAACTCGCGATACACTCTACCTGAGAGCATTAACCGCTGAAGGAGCAAAAACATTACGAACCGTTCCCGGAATCAAATCGGTTACCCAAATCATAAACAAAGACCCTGAATCCAATATTTTTACGCATAATCCGAAATGGAATGGTGACAACTTTGGTCCAATTTACATTCCGGAAGCAGGAAAAACAGTGGCTTTGAATTTACAAACCTTACCTTTTTACAAACGAATTATTTCAGTTTACGAAAAAAATACGTTGAAAGTGGTGGGCAATGACATATATGTAAATGATAAAAAAGTAACCAGCTATACCTTCAAACAAAATTACTACTGGATGATGGGAGACAACCGTCACAACTCGGAAGACAGCCGTTATTGGGGTTATGTACCCGAAGACCACATCGTAGGAAAACCGGTTTTCATTTGGATGAGTTGGGACAGCAATGGTGAAGGTCTTGGCAACAAAATTCGTTGGGAACGTTTGTTCACCACCGTAAGCGGAGACGGGCAACCACAGTCTTATTTTAAATACTTCTTAGGGTTATTGATTTTATACTTTGTTGGTGATTATTTTTGGAAAAAGAAAAAAGCGAATAAAAGTTAA
- the dapB gene encoding 4-hydroxy-tetrahydrodipicolinate reductase — translation MKIALLGYGKMGKVIESIALERGHEIVLKKDDTTTFDGLEKADVAIDFSVPTAAVTNITTCLNQGIPVVSGTTGWLDHYEDMVKLCQEKKGAFLYGSNFSLGVNLFFELNAYLAKMMAKFSNVYKVSMEEIHHTQKLDSPSGTAISLAKGIIENSAYQSWTEEKANDNQIHIDAKRIENVPGTHSVYYNSEVDFIEIKHVAHNREGFALGAVLAAEWIIGKNGVFSMKDVLDLK, via the coding sequence ATGAAAATAGCACTGTTGGGATATGGGAAAATGGGAAAAGTAATCGAAAGCATTGCTTTGGAAAGAGGACATGAAATTGTATTAAAAAAAGACGATACCACTACTTTTGACGGTTTAGAGAAAGCTGATGTAGCTATTGATTTTAGTGTTCCAACAGCCGCCGTTACCAACATAACTACTTGTTTAAACCAAGGTATACCGGTAGTTTCCGGAACCACCGGCTGGTTAGACCATTATGAAGACATGGTAAAATTATGCCAAGAAAAAAAAGGGGCATTCCTTTATGGTTCTAATTTTAGTTTGGGCGTTAATCTGTTTTTTGAACTGAATGCTTATTTGGCCAAAATGATGGCAAAATTCAGCAACGTCTACAAAGTATCGATGGAGGAAATTCACCATACGCAAAAACTGGATTCTCCGAGCGGTACTGCTATTTCGTTAGCCAAAGGCATAATCGAGAATTCAGCTTACCAATCATGGACTGAAGAAAAAGCTAACGACAACCAAATTCATATTGATGCCAAACGCATTGAAAACGTTCCGGGCACCCATAGTGTTTACTATAATTCTGAGGTAGATTTTATCGAAATCAAACACGTAGCACACAATCGTGAAGGGTTTGCATTGGGTGCTGTACTGGCTGCCGAATGGATTATTGGCAAAAACGGCGTGTTCTCGATGAAAGATGTTTTAGATTTGAAGTAA
- a CDS encoding DUF5683 domain-containing protein: MHRFIYIAILFFLFGKQTVFSQEISNAIVAKDTLKTEEINPLAPSKAAFYSAIVPGLGQAYNKKYWKIPIVYGAIGTSLYFYISNNKKYHKYRDAYKQRLAGEKDEFDYLDDNRLIQAQRFYQRNRDLSLLITVGFYVLNIVDANVDAHLLQFNVSDKLSFQPEVYQNDINYKTNLGLTLNYKF; the protein is encoded by the coding sequence GTGCATCGTTTTATTTACATAGCTATTCTGTTTTTTCTGTTTGGAAAACAAACTGTTTTTTCTCAGGAAATCAGTAATGCTATTGTTGCCAAAGACACCTTAAAAACGGAAGAAATCAATCCGTTAGCTCCTTCAAAGGCCGCTTTTTATTCGGCTATAGTACCGGGTTTGGGTCAGGCCTACAATAAAAAATACTGGAAGATTCCCATTGTTTACGGAGCTATCGGAACCAGTTTGTATTTTTATATTTCTAACAACAAAAAATATCACAAATACCGCGACGCCTACAAACAGCGTTTAGCAGGTGAAAAAGATGAATTCGATTATTTGGATGACAATCGATTGATTCAGGCACAGCGTTTTTACCAACGCAACAGGGATTTATCCTTATTAATCACTGTAGGTTTTTATGTCCTCAATATAGTGGATGCCAATGTAGATGCCCATTTACTCCAGTTCAATGTGAGCGATAAACTTTCTTTTCAGCCTGAAGTATATCAAAACGATATCAACTACAAAACCAATCTTGGCTTAACTTTAAACTACAAATTCTAA
- a CDS encoding ParB/RepB/Spo0J family partition protein, with translation MAKAIKKQALGRGLSALLKDPENDIKAVGDKNADKVVGNIIELDIEAIEINPFQPRTNFNEEQLQELASSIKELGLIQPITVRKLDFNKYQLISGERRLRASKLVGLTTVPAYIRIANDNESLVMALVENIQRHDLDPIEIALSYQRLIDEIQLTQEQMSERVGKKRSTIANYLRLLKLDPIIQTGIRDGFISMGHGRAIINIEDQDVQTDIYQEIVSQNLSVRETEALVKNYQDSIKPAPAKAKKGTAFTIADDQKKAFVNFFGSKIDVKVAGNGKGKITIPFHSEEDFNRIIKLIKG, from the coding sequence ATGGCAAAAGCTATAAAGAAACAAGCATTAGGAAGAGGATTATCGGCTTTGTTGAAAGATCCTGAAAATGATATTAAAGCCGTTGGTGATAAAAATGCCGACAAAGTGGTTGGGAATATTATCGAATTGGATATTGAAGCCATTGAGATTAATCCGTTTCAACCGAGAACCAACTTTAACGAAGAGCAGCTGCAAGAGTTAGCTTCTTCTATCAAAGAACTGGGGCTTATCCAACCGATTACCGTTCGTAAATTAGATTTTAACAAATACCAATTGATTTCGGGAGAGCGTCGTTTGCGAGCTTCCAAATTAGTGGGACTGACTACTGTTCCTGCCTACATCCGTATTGCCAATGACAATGAGTCGCTGGTAATGGCCTTGGTAGAAAACATTCAGCGTCATGACTTAGACCCTATTGAGATTGCGCTTTCATACCAACGTTTGATTGACGAAATCCAATTGACACAAGAGCAAATGAGCGAACGTGTGGGTAAAAAACGTTCTACAATAGCGAACTACTTGCGATTGTTAAAATTAGACCCGATTATCCAAACCGGAATCCGTGATGGGTTTATCAGTATGGGACATGGTCGTGCAATTATCAATATAGAAGATCAAGACGTTCAAACTGATATTTATCAAGAAATCGTTAGCCAAAACCTTTCCGTTCGTGAAACCGAAGCGTTGGTAAAAAACTACCAGGACAGCATAAAACCGGCTCCGGCTAAAGCAAAAAAAGGAACAGCTTTTACTATTGCTGACGATCAGAAAAAAGCATTTGTCAATTTCTTCGGTTCCAAAATTGATGTAAAAGTAGCCGGAAACGGTAAAGGAAAAATCACCATTCCGTTTCATTCGGAGGAAGATTTTAACCGTATTATCAAATTAATCAAAGGTTAG
- a CDS encoding ParA family protein has translation MGKIIAIANQKGGVGKTTTSVNLAASLGVLEKKVLLIDADPQANASSGLGIDVESVEIGTYQILEHSNTPEEATIACTAPNVSVIPAHIDLVAIEIELVDKENREYMLKQALENIKDQYDYILIDCAPSLGLLTLNALTAADSVVIPIQCEYFALEGLGKLLNTIKSVQKIHNPNLDIEGLLLTMYDSRLRLSNQVVEEVQKHFNDMVFKTIIQRNVKLSEAPSFGESIINFDATSRGATNYLSLAQEIIKKNS, from the coding sequence ATGGGTAAAATCATTGCTATTGCTAACCAAAAAGGGGGTGTCGGAAAAACAACAACCTCTGTAAATCTTGCAGCATCACTGGGTGTTTTAGAAAAAAAAGTACTTTTAATTGATGCCGATCCTCAAGCTAACGCCAGTTCCGGTTTAGGTATTGATGTGGAGAGTGTGGAGATTGGCACTTATCAAATTCTGGAACACAGCAATACACCCGAAGAAGCTACTATCGCTTGCACAGCACCCAATGTATCGGTAATCCCGGCGCATATCGACTTGGTAGCCATCGAGATTGAATTGGTTGACAAAGAAAACCGCGAGTATATGTTGAAACAGGCTTTGGAAAACATCAAAGACCAGTACGACTATATCCTGATTGACTGCGCCCCATCATTAGGTTTATTGACTTTGAATGCGTTAACAGCGGCAGATAGTGTGGTGATTCCGATTCAATGTGAATATTTCGCATTGGAAGGATTAGGCAAATTGCTGAACACCATTAAAAGCGTACAAAAAATACACAATCCCAACTTAGATATCGAAGGTCTTTTACTGACTATGTATGACTCGCGATTGCGTTTGTCAAACCAAGTGGTAGAAGAAGTTCAGAAGCATTTCAATGATATGGTATTTAAAACCATCATTCAACGTAATGTGAAATTGAGTGAAGCGCCAAGTTTTGGTGAAAGTATCATTAACTTTGACGCCACGAGCAGAGGAGCCACAAACTACTTAAGTCTGGCACAAGAAATTATCAAGAAAAACAGTTAA
- a CDS encoding T9SS type A sorting domain-containing protein: MKKNYLFSTALALLISSVSFSQVVNGDFENVKSNFLPSNWGMTFIQQVGFDPETGESFGDEMQYTWCIPSMVYASFEPQSGDYAMEISNAFNITQGVVVPGMATIFSDPEQDSPGWNPGIPVEPTDNISMIGFYYKFMPAGDDIAQARIQVSDSNGIEIGHAFIDISGIHNSFEYVYEPITYTSNATPASIVISFTMAKENSTPTFGSRLIIDNVVTNFAALNLDTNELNAKVTVYPTFVENELNIDTKGLTEGQVAYKVMNTEGKVVKQNVVTENANYIYTMDVSQLSSGLYFIKIDSSLGPITKKFIKK; the protein is encoded by the coding sequence ATGAAAAAAAATTATTTATTTAGTACCGCTTTAGCTCTTTTGATAAGTAGCGTAAGTTTTTCACAAGTGGTCAATGGCGACTTTGAAAATGTCAAATCTAATTTCCTGCCTTCCAACTGGGGAATGACTTTTATACAACAAGTTGGTTTTGATCCTGAAACCGGAGAAAGCTTTGGAGATGAGATGCAATATACTTGGTGTATTCCCTCTATGGTATATGCTTCTTTTGAACCGCAAAGCGGCGATTATGCTATGGAAATTTCAAATGCTTTTAACATTACACAAGGTGTTGTTGTGCCGGGAATGGCAACTATTTTCAGCGACCCAGAGCAAGACAGTCCGGGTTGGAATCCGGGCATTCCGGTAGAACCGACCGACAATATCTCGATGATTGGTTTTTACTATAAATTTATGCCTGCCGGAGATGATATTGCTCAAGCCAGAATTCAAGTATCGGATAGCAATGGCATTGAAATTGGTCATGCTTTTATTGATATTTCAGGCATACACAACTCGTTTGAATATGTCTACGAACCCATTACATATACTTCGAACGCAACGCCGGCATCTATCGTTATTTCATTTACCATGGCCAAAGAAAATTCTACCCCAACCTTTGGAAGCCGATTAATTATTGACAATGTAGTGACCAATTTTGCCGCATTAAATCTGGACACCAACGAACTTAATGCCAAAGTGACTGTTTATCCAACGTTTGTTGAAAACGAATTGAATATAGATACCAAAGGACTAACAGAAGGGCAAGTTGCTTATAAAGTAATGAATACCGAAGGCAAAGTGGTAAAACAAAATGTAGTGACCGAAAATGCTAATTATATTTATACTATGGATGTCAGTCAATTAAGTTCAGGCCTATATTTTATAAAAATCGATAGTTCTTTGGGACCAATCACTAAAAAGTTTATCAAAAAATAG